From a region of the Vidua macroura isolate BioBank_ID:100142 chromosome 3, ASM2450914v1, whole genome shotgun sequence genome:
- the MERTK gene encoding tyrosine-protein kinase Mer isoform X2 has product MGGGLLALLWALLAALRPPRGGAEDADGGGVRVYLLAHSRHSQRSLLSHWPHRSTREEPPGSSVGQLRFNPTVRHVVINEHKDVTFNCSIQVPQELLRPDAPGISLWKDGRELHVLDRIASSHFEILDEEEVAMTSTFSILGAQRSDNGSYVCKLNISGVEVVSDPILVQLEGLPHFIRQPEQLNVTRNSPFNLTCQAVGPPEPVEIYWFQNNIQVNQKPHISPSVLTVPGLNKPALFSCEAHNSKGLTASSPGQVNIKGIPLAPVSVQVLNRTAHGIRISWVPGFDAFSALNSCSVQVKEVVPRGNVSLQPFHTSVPPHVYHIQQLEPMEEYNIRVSCGNEVGWSAFSPWITASTMEGAPTMAPLNITVSFNESSSSLEIHWVKPSLERIHGELQGYHIWYRWHNSEGMQIVSDKVWLNGSMAVLPVVATNATCSIRVAAVTKGGVGPFSIPVEIFIPASGLITSAPSSTPASGNTDSFVIALGFICGTIAVGVILCLSVVIQKQCMETKYGNAFSRNDSELAVSYTAKKSYCRRAVELTLGSLGVSGELQQKLQDVVMDRNALSLGKVLGEGEFGSVMEGWLSQPEGPPQKVAVKTMKLDNFSQREIEEFLSEAACMKDFDHPNVIKLLGVCIELSSLQVPKPMVILPFMKYGDLHSFLLCSRLEMAPQFVPLQTLVKFMVDIALGMEYLSNRNFLHRDLAARNCMLRDDMTVCVADFGLSKKIYSGDYYRQGRIAKMPVKWIALESLADRVYTTKSDVWAFGVTMWEIATRGMTPYPGVQNHEIYEYLFHGQRLKKPEDCLDELYEIMSECWRADPATRPTFSQLKVQLEKLLENMPSAKACGDIIYINTGLPEQSPDSTQDSGFPQVDSDLDAGEASEPGSPGAEAVLVAVDVHPSELWDTRYIVEEQLSGPVEEPYVPLLPCQGLEPESRWSQASTLLASEWPRTGSCGEDSEVPLGMV; this is encoded by the exons AGGATGCTGACGGAGGAGGTGTGAGGGTGTACCTGTTGGCACATTCCCGGCATTCCCAGCGGAGCCTGCTCAGCCACTGGCCCCACCGGAGCACCAGGGAGGAACCCCCAGGCAGCTCTGTTGGACAGCTCAGATTCAACCCCACGGTGCGACACGTGGTCATCAACGAGCACAAGGATGTCACCTTCAACTGCTCCATCCAAGtgcctcaggagctgctccggCCCGACGCCCCAGGAATTTCCCTCTGGAAGGATGGGAGGGAGCTGCATGTGCTGGATCGCATCGCCAGCAGCCACTTTGAGATCCTTGATGAGGAGGAGGTGGCCATGACCTCCACCTTCAG CATCCTCGGTGCCCAGCGCTCGGATAACGGTTCCTATGTCTGCAAACTCAACATCTCTGGCGTGGAGGTGGTGTCCGATCCCATCCTGGTGCAGCTGGAAg GTCTCCCGCACTTCATCCGTCAGCCCGAGCAGCTGAATGTCACCAGGAACAGCCCCTTCAACCTGACCTGCCAGGCTGTGGGACCTCCAGAGCCTGTGGAGATCTACTGGTTCCAGAACAATATCCAGGTCAACCAGAAACCCCACATCTCCCCATCAGTCCTGACTGTGCCAG GACTCAACAAGCCGGCGCTGTTCAGCTGCGAGGCCCACAACAGCAAAGGCCTGACTGCATCCAGCCCGGGCCAGGTCAACATCAAAG GAATTCCATTGGCACCCGTCAGTGTGCAGGTCCTCAACAGGACAGCCCATGGCATCAGGATATCCTGGGTGCCGGGCTTTGATGCCTTCTCTGCCTTGAACAGCTGCAGTGTCCAG GTCAAGGAAGTTGTTCCAAGAGGCAACGTCTCCCTTCAGCCCTTCCACACTTCGGTGCCTCCCCATGTGTATCAcatccagcagctggagcccaTGGAAGAGTACAACATCCGTGTTTCCTGCGGGAATGAGGTTGGCTGGTCAGCATTCAGCCCCTGGATAACGGCCAGCACCATGGAGGGAG CTCCGACCATGGCTCCGCTGAACATCACGGTGTCCTTCAATGAATCCAGCTCCTCACTGGAGATCCACTGGGTGAAGCCATCACTGGAGAGGATCCATGGGGAGCTCCAGGGATATCACATCTGGTACAGGTGGCACAACTCCGAGGGCATG cAGATTGTCTCTGACAAGGTCTGGCTGAATGGCAGCATGGCCGTGCTGCCCGTGGTGGCCACCAATGCCACCTGCTCCATCCGCGTGGCCGCTGTCACCAAGGGGGGAGTGGGACCTTTCAGCATTCCTGTGGAGATCTTCATCCCTGCCAGTG GATTAATAACCTCAGCCCCCTCTTCAACTCCAGCCTCCGGGAATACCGACTCCTTTGTCATAGCCCTGGGATTTATCTGCGGGACAATTGCCGTTGGAGTCATCCTCTGCTTGTCCGTAGTCATCCAGAAACAATGCATGGAGACAAAATATGG GAATGCTTTCAGCAGGAATGActcagagctggcagtgagCTACACAGCCAAGAAGTCCTACTGCCGGAGAGCTGTGGAACTGACCC TGGGAAGCCTGGGTGTCAGCGGGGAgctccagcagaagctgcaggatGTTGTCATGGACAGAAATGCCCTGAGCCTGGGAAAGGTCCTGGGAGAGG GGGAGTTTGGATCTGTGATGGAGGGATGGCTCAGCCAGCCTGAAGGGCCCCCACAGAAGGTGGCTGTGAAGACCATGAAGT TGGATAACTTTTCCCAAAGGGAGATTGAAGAGTTCCTCAGCGAAGCAGCGTGCATGAAGGACTTTGACCATCCCAATGTCATCAAGCTCCTCG GGGTGTGCATCGAGCTGAGCTCCCTGCAGGTGCCCAAGCCCATGGTGATCTTGCCATTCATGAAATATGGAGACCTGCACAGCTTCTTGCTCTGCTCTCGGCTGGAAATGGCCCCTCAG tttgTGCCCCTACAGACCCTGGTGAAGTTCATGGTGGACATCGCCCTGGGCATGGAATACCTGAGCAATCGGAACTTCCTCCACAGGGACTTGGCAGCTCGAAACTGCAT GCTGCGGGATGACATGACGGTGTGCGTGGCAGACTTCGGGCTCTCCAAGAAGATCTACAGTGGGGATTACTATCGGCAGGGCCGCATTGCCAAGATGCCGGTCAAGTGGATTGCCCTTGAGTCCCTGGCTGACCGTGTCTACACCACCAAGAGTGATGTG TGGGCATTTGGCGTCACCATGTGGGAGATTGCCACGCGTGGGATGACACCGTACCCAGGGGTGCAGAACCATGAAATCTATGAGTACCTCTTCCATGGGCAGCGCCTGAAGAAGCCTGAGGATTGCCTGGATGAGCT GTATGAAATAATGTCTGAGTgctggagagctgaccctgccACTCGCCCCACCTTCTCCCAGCTCAAAGtccagctggagaagctgctggaaaacatGCCCAGTGCCAAGGCATGTGGGGACATCATCTACATCAACACTGGCCTTCCCGAGCAGAGCCCGGACTCCACGCAGGATTCTGGCTTCCCGCAAGTGGACTCTGATTTGGATGCCGGGGAGGCATCAGAGCCTGGCTCCCCCGGCGCGGAGGCGGTGCTGGTGGCTGTGGATGTGCATCCCAGCGAGCTGTGGGACACCAGGTACATTGTGGAGGAGCAGCTCAGTGGCCCCGTGGAGGAGCCCTATGTGCCACTGCTTCCctgccagggcttggagccgGAGAGCCGATGGAGCCAGGCCAGCACTTTGCTGGCATCAGAGTGGCCACGTACcgggagctgtggggaggacTCGGAAGTGCCGCTGGGAATGGTGTGA
- the MERTK gene encoding tyrosine-protein kinase Mer isoform X1, whose amino-acid sequence MGGGLLALLWALLAALRPPRGGAEDADGGGVRVYLLAHSRHSQRSLLSHWPHRSTREEPPGSSVGQLRFNPTVRHVVINEHKDVTFNCSIQVPQELLRPDAPGISLWKDGRELHVLDRIASSHFEILDEEEVAMTSTFSSILGAQRSDNGSYVCKLNISGVEVVSDPILVQLEGLPHFIRQPEQLNVTRNSPFNLTCQAVGPPEPVEIYWFQNNIQVNQKPHISPSVLTVPGLNKPALFSCEAHNSKGLTASSPGQVNIKGIPLAPVSVQVLNRTAHGIRISWVPGFDAFSALNSCSVQVKEVVPRGNVSLQPFHTSVPPHVYHIQQLEPMEEYNIRVSCGNEVGWSAFSPWITASTMEGAPTMAPLNITVSFNESSSSLEIHWVKPSLERIHGELQGYHIWYRWHNSEGMQIVSDKVWLNGSMAVLPVVATNATCSIRVAAVTKGGVGPFSIPVEIFIPASGLITSAPSSTPASGNTDSFVIALGFICGTIAVGVILCLSVVIQKQCMETKYGNAFSRNDSELAVSYTAKKSYCRRAVELTLGSLGVSGELQQKLQDVVMDRNALSLGKVLGEGEFGSVMEGWLSQPEGPPQKVAVKTMKLDNFSQREIEEFLSEAACMKDFDHPNVIKLLGVCIELSSLQVPKPMVILPFMKYGDLHSFLLCSRLEMAPQFVPLQTLVKFMVDIALGMEYLSNRNFLHRDLAARNCMLRDDMTVCVADFGLSKKIYSGDYYRQGRIAKMPVKWIALESLADRVYTTKSDVWAFGVTMWEIATRGMTPYPGVQNHEIYEYLFHGQRLKKPEDCLDELYEIMSECWRADPATRPTFSQLKVQLEKLLENMPSAKACGDIIYINTGLPEQSPDSTQDSGFPQVDSDLDAGEASEPGSPGAEAVLVAVDVHPSELWDTRYIVEEQLSGPVEEPYVPLLPCQGLEPESRWSQASTLLASEWPRTGSCGEDSEVPLGMV is encoded by the exons AGGATGCTGACGGAGGAGGTGTGAGGGTGTACCTGTTGGCACATTCCCGGCATTCCCAGCGGAGCCTGCTCAGCCACTGGCCCCACCGGAGCACCAGGGAGGAACCCCCAGGCAGCTCTGTTGGACAGCTCAGATTCAACCCCACGGTGCGACACGTGGTCATCAACGAGCACAAGGATGTCACCTTCAACTGCTCCATCCAAGtgcctcaggagctgctccggCCCGACGCCCCAGGAATTTCCCTCTGGAAGGATGGGAGGGAGCTGCATGTGCTGGATCGCATCGCCAGCAGCCACTTTGAGATCCTTGATGAGGAGGAGGTGGCCATGACCTCCACCTTCAG CAGCATCCTCGGTGCCCAGCGCTCGGATAACGGTTCCTATGTCTGCAAACTCAACATCTCTGGCGTGGAGGTGGTGTCCGATCCCATCCTGGTGCAGCTGGAAg GTCTCCCGCACTTCATCCGTCAGCCCGAGCAGCTGAATGTCACCAGGAACAGCCCCTTCAACCTGACCTGCCAGGCTGTGGGACCTCCAGAGCCTGTGGAGATCTACTGGTTCCAGAACAATATCCAGGTCAACCAGAAACCCCACATCTCCCCATCAGTCCTGACTGTGCCAG GACTCAACAAGCCGGCGCTGTTCAGCTGCGAGGCCCACAACAGCAAAGGCCTGACTGCATCCAGCCCGGGCCAGGTCAACATCAAAG GAATTCCATTGGCACCCGTCAGTGTGCAGGTCCTCAACAGGACAGCCCATGGCATCAGGATATCCTGGGTGCCGGGCTTTGATGCCTTCTCTGCCTTGAACAGCTGCAGTGTCCAG GTCAAGGAAGTTGTTCCAAGAGGCAACGTCTCCCTTCAGCCCTTCCACACTTCGGTGCCTCCCCATGTGTATCAcatccagcagctggagcccaTGGAAGAGTACAACATCCGTGTTTCCTGCGGGAATGAGGTTGGCTGGTCAGCATTCAGCCCCTGGATAACGGCCAGCACCATGGAGGGAG CTCCGACCATGGCTCCGCTGAACATCACGGTGTCCTTCAATGAATCCAGCTCCTCACTGGAGATCCACTGGGTGAAGCCATCACTGGAGAGGATCCATGGGGAGCTCCAGGGATATCACATCTGGTACAGGTGGCACAACTCCGAGGGCATG cAGATTGTCTCTGACAAGGTCTGGCTGAATGGCAGCATGGCCGTGCTGCCCGTGGTGGCCACCAATGCCACCTGCTCCATCCGCGTGGCCGCTGTCACCAAGGGGGGAGTGGGACCTTTCAGCATTCCTGTGGAGATCTTCATCCCTGCCAGTG GATTAATAACCTCAGCCCCCTCTTCAACTCCAGCCTCCGGGAATACCGACTCCTTTGTCATAGCCCTGGGATTTATCTGCGGGACAATTGCCGTTGGAGTCATCCTCTGCTTGTCCGTAGTCATCCAGAAACAATGCATGGAGACAAAATATGG GAATGCTTTCAGCAGGAATGActcagagctggcagtgagCTACACAGCCAAGAAGTCCTACTGCCGGAGAGCTGTGGAACTGACCC TGGGAAGCCTGGGTGTCAGCGGGGAgctccagcagaagctgcaggatGTTGTCATGGACAGAAATGCCCTGAGCCTGGGAAAGGTCCTGGGAGAGG GGGAGTTTGGATCTGTGATGGAGGGATGGCTCAGCCAGCCTGAAGGGCCCCCACAGAAGGTGGCTGTGAAGACCATGAAGT TGGATAACTTTTCCCAAAGGGAGATTGAAGAGTTCCTCAGCGAAGCAGCGTGCATGAAGGACTTTGACCATCCCAATGTCATCAAGCTCCTCG GGGTGTGCATCGAGCTGAGCTCCCTGCAGGTGCCCAAGCCCATGGTGATCTTGCCATTCATGAAATATGGAGACCTGCACAGCTTCTTGCTCTGCTCTCGGCTGGAAATGGCCCCTCAG tttgTGCCCCTACAGACCCTGGTGAAGTTCATGGTGGACATCGCCCTGGGCATGGAATACCTGAGCAATCGGAACTTCCTCCACAGGGACTTGGCAGCTCGAAACTGCAT GCTGCGGGATGACATGACGGTGTGCGTGGCAGACTTCGGGCTCTCCAAGAAGATCTACAGTGGGGATTACTATCGGCAGGGCCGCATTGCCAAGATGCCGGTCAAGTGGATTGCCCTTGAGTCCCTGGCTGACCGTGTCTACACCACCAAGAGTGATGTG TGGGCATTTGGCGTCACCATGTGGGAGATTGCCACGCGTGGGATGACACCGTACCCAGGGGTGCAGAACCATGAAATCTATGAGTACCTCTTCCATGGGCAGCGCCTGAAGAAGCCTGAGGATTGCCTGGATGAGCT GTATGAAATAATGTCTGAGTgctggagagctgaccctgccACTCGCCCCACCTTCTCCCAGCTCAAAGtccagctggagaagctgctggaaaacatGCCCAGTGCCAAGGCATGTGGGGACATCATCTACATCAACACTGGCCTTCCCGAGCAGAGCCCGGACTCCACGCAGGATTCTGGCTTCCCGCAAGTGGACTCTGATTTGGATGCCGGGGAGGCATCAGAGCCTGGCTCCCCCGGCGCGGAGGCGGTGCTGGTGGCTGTGGATGTGCATCCCAGCGAGCTGTGGGACACCAGGTACATTGTGGAGGAGCAGCTCAGTGGCCCCGTGGAGGAGCCCTATGTGCCACTGCTTCCctgccagggcttggagccgGAGAGCCGATGGAGCCAGGCCAGCACTTTGCTGGCATCAGAGTGGCCACGTACcgggagctgtggggaggacTCGGAAGTGCCGCTGGGAATGGTGTGA
- the MERTK gene encoding tyrosine-protein kinase Mer isoform X4, which produces MGGGLLALLWALLAALRPPRGGAEDADGGGVRVYLLAHSRHSQRSLLSHWPHRSTREEPPGSSVGQLRFNPTVRHVVINEHKDVTFNCSIQVPQELLRPDAPGISLWKDGRELHVLDRIASSHFEILDEEEVAMTSTFSSILGAQRSDNGSYVCKLNISGVEVVSDPILVQLEGLPHFIRQPEQLNVTRNSPFNLTCQAVGPPEPVEIYWFQNNIQVNQKPHISPSVLTVPGLNKPALFSCEAHNSKGLTASSPGQVNIKGIPLAPVSVQVLNRTAHGIRISWVPGFDAFSALNSCSVQVKEVVPRGNVSLQPFHTSVPPHVYHIQQLEPMEEYNIRVSCGNEVGWSAFSPWITASTMEGAPTMAPLNITVSFNESSSSLEIHWVKPSLERIHGELQGYHIWYRWHNSEGMQIVSDKVWLNGSMAVLPVVATNATCSIRVAAVTKGGVGPFSIPVEIFIPASASGNTDSFVIALGFICGTIAVGVILCLSVVIQKQCMETKYGNAFSRNDSELAVSYTAKKSYCRRAVELTLGSLGVSGELQQKLQDVVMDRNALSLGKVLGEGEFGSVMEGWLSQPEGPPQKVAVKTMKLDNFSQREIEEFLSEAACMKDFDHPNVIKLLGVCIELSSLQVPKPMVILPFMKYGDLHSFLLCSRLEMAPQFVPLQTLVKFMVDIALGMEYLSNRNFLHRDLAARNCMLRDDMTVCVADFGLSKKIYSGDYYRQGRIAKMPVKWIALESLADRVYTTKSDVWAFGVTMWEIATRGMTPYPGVQNHEIYEYLFHGQRLKKPEDCLDELYEIMSECWRADPATRPTFSQLKVQLEKLLENMPSAKACGDIIYINTGLPEQSPDSTQDSGFPQVDSDLDAGEASEPGSPGAEAVLVAVDVHPSELWDTRYIVEEQLSGPVEEPYVPLLPCQGLEPESRWSQASTLLASEWPRTGSCGEDSEVPLGMV; this is translated from the exons AGGATGCTGACGGAGGAGGTGTGAGGGTGTACCTGTTGGCACATTCCCGGCATTCCCAGCGGAGCCTGCTCAGCCACTGGCCCCACCGGAGCACCAGGGAGGAACCCCCAGGCAGCTCTGTTGGACAGCTCAGATTCAACCCCACGGTGCGACACGTGGTCATCAACGAGCACAAGGATGTCACCTTCAACTGCTCCATCCAAGtgcctcaggagctgctccggCCCGACGCCCCAGGAATTTCCCTCTGGAAGGATGGGAGGGAGCTGCATGTGCTGGATCGCATCGCCAGCAGCCACTTTGAGATCCTTGATGAGGAGGAGGTGGCCATGACCTCCACCTTCAG CAGCATCCTCGGTGCCCAGCGCTCGGATAACGGTTCCTATGTCTGCAAACTCAACATCTCTGGCGTGGAGGTGGTGTCCGATCCCATCCTGGTGCAGCTGGAAg GTCTCCCGCACTTCATCCGTCAGCCCGAGCAGCTGAATGTCACCAGGAACAGCCCCTTCAACCTGACCTGCCAGGCTGTGGGACCTCCAGAGCCTGTGGAGATCTACTGGTTCCAGAACAATATCCAGGTCAACCAGAAACCCCACATCTCCCCATCAGTCCTGACTGTGCCAG GACTCAACAAGCCGGCGCTGTTCAGCTGCGAGGCCCACAACAGCAAAGGCCTGACTGCATCCAGCCCGGGCCAGGTCAACATCAAAG GAATTCCATTGGCACCCGTCAGTGTGCAGGTCCTCAACAGGACAGCCCATGGCATCAGGATATCCTGGGTGCCGGGCTTTGATGCCTTCTCTGCCTTGAACAGCTGCAGTGTCCAG GTCAAGGAAGTTGTTCCAAGAGGCAACGTCTCCCTTCAGCCCTTCCACACTTCGGTGCCTCCCCATGTGTATCAcatccagcagctggagcccaTGGAAGAGTACAACATCCGTGTTTCCTGCGGGAATGAGGTTGGCTGGTCAGCATTCAGCCCCTGGATAACGGCCAGCACCATGGAGGGAG CTCCGACCATGGCTCCGCTGAACATCACGGTGTCCTTCAATGAATCCAGCTCCTCACTGGAGATCCACTGGGTGAAGCCATCACTGGAGAGGATCCATGGGGAGCTCCAGGGATATCACATCTGGTACAGGTGGCACAACTCCGAGGGCATG cAGATTGTCTCTGACAAGGTCTGGCTGAATGGCAGCATGGCCGTGCTGCCCGTGGTGGCCACCAATGCCACCTGCTCCATCCGCGTGGCCGCTGTCACCAAGGGGGGAGTGGGACCTTTCAGCATTCCTGTGGAGATCTTCATCCCTGCCAGTG CCTCCGGGAATACCGACTCCTTTGTCATAGCCCTGGGATTTATCTGCGGGACAATTGCCGTTGGAGTCATCCTCTGCTTGTCCGTAGTCATCCAGAAACAATGCATGGAGACAAAATATGG GAATGCTTTCAGCAGGAATGActcagagctggcagtgagCTACACAGCCAAGAAGTCCTACTGCCGGAGAGCTGTGGAACTGACCC TGGGAAGCCTGGGTGTCAGCGGGGAgctccagcagaagctgcaggatGTTGTCATGGACAGAAATGCCCTGAGCCTGGGAAAGGTCCTGGGAGAGG GGGAGTTTGGATCTGTGATGGAGGGATGGCTCAGCCAGCCTGAAGGGCCCCCACAGAAGGTGGCTGTGAAGACCATGAAGT TGGATAACTTTTCCCAAAGGGAGATTGAAGAGTTCCTCAGCGAAGCAGCGTGCATGAAGGACTTTGACCATCCCAATGTCATCAAGCTCCTCG GGGTGTGCATCGAGCTGAGCTCCCTGCAGGTGCCCAAGCCCATGGTGATCTTGCCATTCATGAAATATGGAGACCTGCACAGCTTCTTGCTCTGCTCTCGGCTGGAAATGGCCCCTCAG tttgTGCCCCTACAGACCCTGGTGAAGTTCATGGTGGACATCGCCCTGGGCATGGAATACCTGAGCAATCGGAACTTCCTCCACAGGGACTTGGCAGCTCGAAACTGCAT GCTGCGGGATGACATGACGGTGTGCGTGGCAGACTTCGGGCTCTCCAAGAAGATCTACAGTGGGGATTACTATCGGCAGGGCCGCATTGCCAAGATGCCGGTCAAGTGGATTGCCCTTGAGTCCCTGGCTGACCGTGTCTACACCACCAAGAGTGATGTG TGGGCATTTGGCGTCACCATGTGGGAGATTGCCACGCGTGGGATGACACCGTACCCAGGGGTGCAGAACCATGAAATCTATGAGTACCTCTTCCATGGGCAGCGCCTGAAGAAGCCTGAGGATTGCCTGGATGAGCT GTATGAAATAATGTCTGAGTgctggagagctgaccctgccACTCGCCCCACCTTCTCCCAGCTCAAAGtccagctggagaagctgctggaaaacatGCCCAGTGCCAAGGCATGTGGGGACATCATCTACATCAACACTGGCCTTCCCGAGCAGAGCCCGGACTCCACGCAGGATTCTGGCTTCCCGCAAGTGGACTCTGATTTGGATGCCGGGGAGGCATCAGAGCCTGGCTCCCCCGGCGCGGAGGCGGTGCTGGTGGCTGTGGATGTGCATCCCAGCGAGCTGTGGGACACCAGGTACATTGTGGAGGAGCAGCTCAGTGGCCCCGTGGAGGAGCCCTATGTGCCACTGCTTCCctgccagggcttggagccgGAGAGCCGATGGAGCCAGGCCAGCACTTTGCTGGCATCAGAGTGGCCACGTACcgggagctgtggggaggacTCGGAAGTGCCGCTGGGAATGGTGTGA